One genomic region from Campylobacter concisus encodes:
- a CDS encoding 7-carboxy-7-deazaguanine synthase QueE yields the protein MSKELELVEAFLSIQGEGAYQGRLAIFLRFLGCNLNCSGFGVQTKSLKTGENLLGCDSIRAVFKGHFDHKTYNADEILSLVDNLCKGLMQKPIIVLTGGEPLIWHENENFINLVKKLLEDYEVHFETNGTILVDFTKYEIYKKCHFALGVKLANSGVSEQKRINLDAILTIKNNAKSSFLKFVLSRCDDSELDEIMNIKNKVNLPVWCMAMGADRAELSKNALKTAEFAIKYGFNYSERIHIRLWSDKEGV from the coding sequence ATGAGCAAAGAGCTAGAGCTAGTTGAAGCGTTTTTAAGTATCCAAGGCGAAGGGGCTTACCAAGGCAGACTCGCCATATTTTTACGCTTTTTAGGTTGCAACTTAAACTGCTCTGGCTTTGGCGTGCAAACAAAATCTTTAAAAACTGGTGAAAATCTCTTAGGTTGCGATAGTATAAGGGCTGTTTTTAAAGGGCATTTTGATCACAAAACATACAACGCAGATGAAATTTTAAGCTTAGTTGATAACCTATGTAAAGGTTTAATGCAAAAGCCTATTATTGTTTTAACCGGTGGTGAGCCGCTCATCTGGCATGAAAATGAAAATTTTATAAATTTGGTAAAGAAATTGCTTGAAGATTATGAAGTGCATTTTGAGACAAATGGCACGATTTTAGTTGATTTTACTAAATATGAAATTTATAAAAAATGCCATTTTGCACTTGGTGTAAAACTAGCAAATAGCGGAGTTAGCGAGCAAAAACGCATAAATTTAGACGCTATTTTGACTATTAAAAATAATGCAAAAAGTAGCTTTTTAAAATTTGTGCTATCTCGTTGCGACGATAGTGAGCTAGATGAGATCATGAATATAAAAAACAAAGTGAATTTGCCAGTTTGGTGCATGGCGATGGGTGCAGATAGAGCAGAGCTTAGTAAAAATGCTTTAAAGACGGCAGAATTTGCCATAAAGTATGGATTTAACTACTCGGAGCGTATCCACATCAGGCTTTGGAGCGATAAAGAAGGTGTTTGA
- the moaA gene encoding GTP 3',8-cyclase MoaA: MLIDKYGRVVDYLRISVTQRCNFRCRYCMPTTPFSWTPRENLLTFEELFLFVKVAIDEGIKKIRITGGEPLVRKDLDVFIKMISDYNPDIDLALTTNGYMLSHFAKRLKDAGLKRINMSLDTLNEQKAKFIAQKSVLHEVLAGFEAAHDAGLKVKINTVALKGVNDDELINLLEFAKFRDSQIRFIEYMENSHAKDDLKGLSSDEILKIISQKYNVTKDGKLPNAPASIYRLDDGYKFGIIDPHKHDFCESCNRIRLSAEGLLIPCLYFEEALSIKKAVEKGDIVAASEILRQVLANKPKENKWAIGASNETSSRAFYQTGG, from the coding sequence ATGCTAATCGATAAATATGGTCGGGTTGTTGATTATTTAAGGATTTCTGTAACTCAGCGTTGCAACTTTAGGTGTAGGTATTGTATGCCTACAACGCCATTTAGCTGGACGCCAAGAGAGAATTTATTAACCTTTGAGGAGCTATTTTTATTTGTAAAAGTGGCTATCGACGAAGGTATAAAAAAGATAAGAATCACTGGTGGCGAACCGCTTGTGCGTAAGGATTTAGACGTTTTTATAAAGATGATAAGTGATTATAATCCAGACATTGATCTAGCGCTTACTACAAATGGCTATATGCTTTCACACTTTGCCAAAAGGCTAAAAGACGCTGGACTAAAGCGCATAAATATGTCGCTTGATACATTAAATGAGCAAAAGGCTAAATTTATCGCACAAAAAAGCGTCTTGCACGAAGTTTTGGCTGGCTTTGAAGCGGCTCATGATGCTGGATTAAAGGTAAAAATTAACACTGTTGCACTAAAAGGTGTAAATGATGATGAGCTTATAAATTTGCTCGAGTTTGCTAAATTTAGAGATTCTCAGATCAGATTTATTGAGTATATGGAAAACTCACACGCTAAAGATGATCTAAAAGGGCTAAGTAGCGATGAAATTTTAAAAATCATCTCACAAAAATATAATGTCACAAAAGATGGAAAACTACCAAATGCGCCCGCGTCTATTTATAGACTTGATGATGGTTATAAATTTGGTATCATAGATCCACACAAGCACGACTTTTGCGAGAGTTGCAACCGTATCAGACTAAGTGCCGAGGGACTTTTGATACCTTGCCTTTACTTTGAAGAGGCTCTTAGTATCAAAAAAGCGGTTGAAAAAGGTGATATCGTAGCTGCAAGTGAAATTTTAAGACAAGTGCTAGCAAACAAACCAAAAGAGAACAAATGGGCGATAGGCGCTAGTAATGAAACCTCTTCGCGTGCCTTTTATCAAACTGGTGGTTGA
- a CDS encoding DUF6115 domain-containing protein, which translates to MEIYIFLGFGIVLAIIVALMLIKDSETNKKFARFERAIESVMQENFNLKKQISMLEGEAFKNSEQYEPLKKQIKENIDLQINEKIVPIIRAIKSIERVIDDFATEQKDRIVSLEERTRDINKIAPSVINEEEQILKMFKDGKSAAMIAKDLHVGMGRVEFVLKFHKLA; encoded by the coding sequence ATGGAAATTTATATCTTTTTAGGCTTTGGTATCGTTTTGGCGATAATAGTAGCTTTAATGTTGATAAAAGATAGTGAGACAAATAAAAAATTTGCGAGATTTGAGCGAGCGATAGAAAGCGTTATGCAAGAAAATTTCAATCTAAAAAAGCAAATTTCAATGCTTGAGGGCGAGGCGTTTAAAAATAGTGAACAATATGAGCCACTTAAAAAACAGATAAAAGAAAATATTGATTTGCAAATAAATGAGAAAATTGTGCCAATAATTCGTGCGATTAAGAGCATTGAGCGAGTAATTGATGATTTTGCAACAGAGCAAAAAGACAGGATAGTTAGTCTTGAAGAGAGAACAAGAGATATTAATAAAATCGCACCAAGCGTCATCAATGAAGAAGAACAAATTCTAAAAATGTTTAAAGACGGAAAAAGTGCAGCGATGATCGCAAAGGACCTTCATGTTGGAATGGGGCGAGTCGAGTTTGTGCTTAAATTTCATAAATTAGCCTAA
- the mqnP gene encoding menaquinone biosynthesis prenyltransferase MqnP codes for MIEKLKIIAELIVFKHSVFALPFIFVAMIVASKIESGSAWFGLKLLILGALCAVSARNFAMAFNRYKDEDIDKLNPRTASRPSVDGRIGRSNMQLFIVANAFIFIACAYFINSLAFWLSFPILAVLGGYSLFKRFSELAHLVLGLSLGLAPIAGVVAVSAAIPLWSVLLCLGVTFWVAGFDLLYSLQDMKFDKENKLFSIPAIYGDKATLFLSAIFHALAFVFWLLFAWAAGLGAMAFFGILVSGVILFFEHRIVRRDFSKIDRAFFTLNGYLGILFFIFVWISVL; via the coding sequence ATGATAGAAAAATTAAAAATTATTGCTGAACTTATCGTTTTTAAGCATTCTGTTTTTGCTCTGCCTTTTATTTTTGTTGCGATGATAGTTGCTAGCAAGATAGAAAGTGGCTCGGCTTGGTTCGGCTTAAAACTGCTTATTCTAGGCGCACTTTGTGCTGTTAGTGCTAGAAATTTTGCTATGGCTTTTAATAGATACAAAGATGAAGATATCGATAAGTTAAATCCGCGAACTGCGAGCCGTCCAAGCGTTGATGGTCGTATCGGTAGGAGCAATATGCAGCTTTTTATTGTGGCAAATGCGTTTATTTTTATCGCATGCGCTTATTTTATAAATTCGCTCGCATTTTGGCTAAGTTTTCCTATTTTAGCTGTTCTTGGTGGGTATTCGCTATTTAAACGCTTTAGTGAGCTAGCACACTTGGTGCTTGGCCTTAGCTTAGGTCTTGCTCCCATCGCTGGCGTGGTCGCAGTGAGCGCTGCTATACCGCTTTGGAGTGTGCTACTTTGCCTTGGTGTGACATTTTGGGTAGCTGGATTTGACTTGCTTTACTCACTTCAAGATATGAAATTTGATAAAGAAAACAAGCTCTTTAGCATACCAGCTATTTACGGCGATAAGGCTACACTTTTTTTATCGGCCATTTTTCACGCTTTAGCTTTTGTATTTTGGCTACTTTTTGCTTGGGCGGCTGGGCTTGGAGCGATGGCATTTTTTGGAATTTTGGTAAGTGGCGTTATTTTATTTTTTGAGCATAGGATCGTAAGACGCGACTTTAGTAAGATAGATAGAGCATTTTTTACATTAAATGGCTATTTGGGAATTTTATTTTTTATCTTTGTTTGGATTAGCGTATTATGA
- a CDS encoding FAD-dependent oxidoreductase has translation MGKVAIIGDSFSALFTAYELAKKGEEILIISSQKDEFTNGILVPFGTHALAKDGAISSSFIGLVSKKSELDISICLNENFRAWMTNFTLKSTKAHDKKMQILFSKFGKKSFEILRELNNKYPQINFDESGVYLLFSNDESFKKRLDETKVAHSEQEILSIDKELTNFGLINKNIKGAINLANNASIDTNELKKALINELNSLGVKFINDEIYELKTQGQIVQKATGNNGEYEADNFVIASKNLELSNKLGTSLNAILAKFYTIDLSLNEGQIPKKPIILNDLFAKIYPTKNGVTIITNLQVGAIDTLVKTEKINAFLNELKIHLGISELKEPSFRANYVLLSSNDKPALGRDNIYSNLIYNQAYGLNELSFAPYFASVLDSLIKDGKNNEENDEILLFSSFYEG, from the coding sequence ATGGGCAAAGTAGCGATTATTGGAGATAGTTTTAGTGCGTTATTTACGGCTTACGAATTAGCTAAAAAAGGTGAAGAAATTTTAATTATTAGCAGCCAAAAAGATGAGTTTACAAATGGAATTTTAGTGCCTTTTGGCACACACGCTCTTGCAAAAGATGGAGCGATATCTAGCTCGTTTATAGGGCTAGTTAGCAAAAAAAGCGAGCTTGATATAAGTATTTGCTTAAATGAAAATTTTAGAGCTTGGATGACAAATTTTACACTCAAATCGACCAAAGCTCACGACAAAAAGATGCAAATTTTGTTTTCAAAATTTGGTAAGAAAAGCTTTGAAATTTTAAGAGAGCTAAACAACAAATATCCACAGATAAATTTTGATGAGAGCGGCGTTTATCTACTTTTTAGCAATGACGAAAGCTTTAAAAAAAGGCTTGATGAGACAAAGGTTGCCCATAGCGAGCAAGAAATTTTAAGCATAGATAAAGAGCTTACAAATTTTGGGCTAATAAATAAAAACATAAAAGGCGCTATAAATTTAGCCAATAATGCAAGCATTGATACAAATGAGCTCAAAAAAGCTTTGATAAATGAGTTAAATTCTCTCGGGGTAAAATTTATAAATGATGAAATTTACGAGCTAAAAACGCAGGGGCAAATAGTACAAAAAGCTACCGGCAATAACGGCGAATATGAGGCCGATAACTTTGTGATCGCTTCAAAAAATTTAGAGCTTTCAAATAAGCTAGGCACGAGCTTAAATGCGATTTTGGCTAAATTTTATACTATTGATCTTAGCCTAAATGAAGGGCAAATTCCTAAAAAACCAATCATTTTAAATGATTTATTTGCCAAAATTTATCCAACTAAAAATGGTGTTACGATTATTACAAATTTACAAGTCGGCGCTATCGATACGCTTGTTAAAACTGAAAAGATTAATGCATTTTTAAATGAGCTAAAGATACATCTTGGCATAAGCGAGCTAAAAGAGCCTAGCTTTAGAGCAAACTACGTACTTCTTAGCTCAAACGATAAGCCAGCTCTTGGACGCGATAACATATATAGCAACTTGATCTATAACCAAGCTTATGGACTAAATGAGCTTAGCTTTGCTCCGTATTTTGCCAGTGTTTTGGATAGTCTTATAAAAGATGGTAAAAATAACGAGGAAAATGATGAAATTTTACTCTTTAGCTCGTTTTATGAGGGCTAG
- the miaA gene encoding tRNA (adenosine(37)-N6)-dimethylallyltransferase MiaA codes for MFKEFAIIGTTASGKSDLAFELAKELNGVILSLDSLTLYKEIDIASAKPNKEQLEAIKHFGVDEIYPDEEFSVVAFFEIYKNAKNFACLQDCPLIITGGSGFYLKSMLSGLAPNVPKCEINLSNEEIYELAVKIDPEFASKFSQNDSYRLEKWYQIYKFSNQIPSIWLRENTKESIIKELAIFEILWDKDELRERIKKRTKGMLEAGLIDEAKFLFNKYKSEPKPLKSIGLKECKQFLDKEISQNELEGLIATHTAQLAKRQRTFNRSQFEKKFVGDLNQIRSEILKFLRE; via the coding sequence TTGTTTAAAGAATTTGCAATAATTGGCACCACAGCAAGTGGCAAGAGCGATCTTGCATTTGAGCTTGCAAAGGAGCTTAACGGCGTCATCTTAAGCCTTGATTCGCTTACACTTTATAAAGAGATAGATATCGCCAGTGCAAAGCCAAATAAAGAGCAGCTTGAAGCCATAAAACACTTTGGTGTAGATGAAATTTATCCTGATGAAGAATTTAGCGTTGTGGCATTTTTTGAAATTTATAAAAATGCAAAGAATTTTGCGTGCTTACAAGACTGCCCACTCATCATTACAGGAGGCAGCGGCTTTTATCTAAAATCAATGCTTAGTGGACTTGCACCAAATGTGCCAAAATGTGAGATAAATTTAAGCAATGAAGAAATTTATGAGCTAGCTGTAAAAATCGATCCTGAGTTTGCAAGTAAATTTAGTCAAAATGACTCTTATCGCCTCGAAAAGTGGTATCAAATTTATAAATTTAGTAACCAAATCCCAAGCATTTGGCTAAGAGAAAATACTAAAGAGAGCATCATAAAAGAGCTAGCGATATTTGAAATTTTATGGGATAAAGATGAGCTTAGAGAACGTATCAAAAAGAGAACAAAAGGTATGCTTGAAGCTGGGCTCATAGATGAGGCAAAATTTTTGTTTAATAAATACAAAAGTGAGCCAAAACCACTAAAATCAATAGGTTTAAAAGAGTGCAAGCAATTTTTAGATAAAGAAATTTCTCAAAACGAGCTTGAAGGGCTCATAGCTACGCACACAGCTCAGTTAGCAAAACGTCAGAGAACCTTTAATCGCTCACAGTTTGAAAAAAAATTTGTAGGTGATTTGAACCAAATTAGAAGTGAAATTTTAAAATTTTTAAGAGAATAA
- a CDS encoding iron-sulfur cluster assembly scaffold protein, translating to MAKNNLIGGSIWDEYSKVVQDRMNNPKFMGEITEEDAKKANAKLIVADFGAESCGDAVRLYWLVDEKTDKIIDAKFKSFGCGTAIASSDTMAELCIGKTVDEAVKITNLDVEKAMRDNPETPAVPPQKMHCSVMAYDVIKAAAASYKGIDPEHFEDEIIVCECARVSLGTIKEVIRLNDLHTVEEITQYTKAGAFCKSCVKPGGHEKREYYLVDILRDTRAEMEREKIEAQANAQANHTLGDISFEKMTMVGQLKAVESVIDKEIRPMLEMDGGNLEILDIRNDNGENTDIYIRYLGACSGCASGSTGTLYAIENVLQESLSPKIRVMPI from the coding sequence ATGGCAAAGAATAATTTGATCGGAGGCTCTATCTGGGATGAGTATTCTAAGGTAGTGCAAGACAGGATGAATAACCCTAAATTTATGGGGGAGATAACCGAAGAAGATGCTAAAAAGGCAAACGCAAAGCTTATTGTGGCTGACTTTGGTGCAGAAAGCTGCGGCGATGCGGTTAGGCTATACTGGCTTGTTGACGAAAAGACAGACAAAATAATAGATGCTAAATTTAAAAGCTTTGGCTGTGGCACAGCGATAGCTAGTTCTGATACGATGGCTGAGCTTTGTATTGGCAAAACGGTCGATGAAGCAGTCAAGATCACAAACCTTGATGTCGAAAAGGCTATGCGCGATAACCCAGAAACACCGGCTGTTCCGCCTCAAAAGATGCACTGCTCAGTTATGGCGTATGATGTTATAAAAGCAGCAGCCGCAAGCTATAAAGGCATAGATCCAGAGCATTTTGAAGATGAGATCATCGTTTGCGAGTGCGCTAGGGTAAGCCTTGGTACGATTAAAGAAGTGATAAGACTAAATGACCTTCACACAGTTGAAGAGATCACGCAATACACCAAAGCTGGTGCATTTTGCAAGTCTTGCGTAAAGCCTGGTGGTCATGAAAAAAGAGAATATTATTTGGTGGATATTTTGCGTGATACTAGGGCTGAGATGGAGCGTGAGAAGATCGAAGCTCAGGCAAATGCCCAAGCAAATCATACTTTAGGCGACATTAGCTTTGAAAAAATGACGATGGTAGGGCAGTTAAAAGCAGTCGAGTCTGTCATAGATAAAGAAATTCGCCCAATGCTTGAGATGGATGGTGGAAATTTAGAAATTTTAGATATCAGAAATGATAACGGAGAAAATACCGATATTTATATCCGCTATCTTGGTGCTTGCTCGGGCTGTGCAAGTGGCTCAACTGGTACTCTTTATGCGATTGAAAATGTCTTGCAAGAGAGCTTAAGCCCAAAAATTAGGGTAATGCCTATTTGA
- a CDS encoding NifS family cysteine desulfurase, with protein MRVYLDNNATTMVDPEAFELMKPYFCEKYGNPNSLHKFGSETHPALRTALDQLYTGLNAKDSDDIVVTSCATESNNWVVKGIYFDKIATGEKKRIVTTAVEHPAILATCKFLEKYGVELTVLDVNNDGIVTPEQLRAVMDENVALVSIMSANNETGMIFPIKELASIAHEYGALFHTDAVQAVGKIKINVQDLDVDFLSFSAHKFHGPKGVGALFIKNSMPLSSLLHGGEHMGGRRSGTLDVPGIIGMGKALELANKFMDYEHSHVRRLRDKLEDAILKIPDVSVVGKKEQRVPNTILASIKGVEGEAMLWDLNKAGIAASTGSACASETLESNPIMEAIGADKELAHTALRLSLSRFNTEEEIDYAIEHITKAVNRLRGISSTFAYAPEWHKSGL; from the coding sequence TTGAGAGTATATTTAGACAATAACGCTACAACAATGGTTGATCCTGAAGCTTTTGAGCTTATGAAGCCATATTTTTGTGAAAAATACGGCAATCCAAACTCGCTTCATAAATTTGGCTCTGAAACACATCCAGCTTTAAGAACAGCGCTAGATCAGCTCTATACCGGACTAAATGCAAAAGATAGCGATGATATCGTCGTTACCTCATGTGCAACTGAGAGCAACAACTGGGTAGTAAAAGGCATCTACTTTGACAAAATAGCAACTGGCGAGAAAAAGCGTATCGTAACAACCGCAGTTGAGCATCCAGCTATTTTGGCGACTTGTAAATTTTTAGAAAAATATGGCGTAGAGCTTACTGTTTTAGATGTAAATAACGATGGTATAGTCACACCAGAACAGCTAAGAGCTGTAATGGATGAGAATGTAGCACTTGTTTCTATAATGAGTGCAAATAACGAAACCGGCATGATCTTTCCTATAAAAGAGCTTGCTAGTATCGCTCATGAATACGGGGCTTTATTCCACACGGATGCCGTTCAAGCAGTTGGTAAGATAAAGATAAATGTTCAAGACCTTGACGTTGATTTTTTAAGCTTTTCTGCGCATAAATTTCACGGACCAAAGGGTGTTGGAGCACTATTTATAAAAAATAGTATGCCACTAAGTAGCTTGCTTCATGGCGGCGAGCATATGGGCGGACGCAGAAGCGGCACGCTTGATGTTCCTGGCATCATCGGCATGGGTAAAGCACTTGAACTGGCAAATAAATTTATGGATTATGAGCACTCTCATGTTCGCCGTTTACGTGATAAACTTGAAGATGCAATTTTAAAAATTCCTGACGTTAGCGTTGTAGGAAAAAAAGAACAACGTGTGCCAAATACCATTTTGGCTTCTATAAAAGGCGTTGAAGGCGAAGCGATGCTTTGGGATCTAAATAAAGCTGGCATCGCAGCTTCAACTGGCTCAGCATGTGCAAGTGAAACATTAGAGAGTAACCCAATAATGGAGGCCATAGGGGCAGATAAAGAGCTGGCTCACACCGCACTTAGATTATCTCTTTCTAGATTTAATACAGAAGAAGAGATTGATTATGCGATTGAGCATATAACAAAAGCAGTAAATAGACTAAGAGGTATCTCTAGCACATTTGCCTACGCCCCAGAATGGCATAAGAGTGGATTATAA
- a CDS encoding tRNA 2-selenouridine synthase: MKFLAITLLLLTSIFLIACSANQANKKISNSELENLAKQYGGVYIFNQKFVDEIERREAERKELRKNTKGRDLGGGLYAVNTKLVDEKFPQTLSNGKKYYTRWIDYENQTGKKAKISEVYINKIIEFIGLENFNKEKPYLDLGKLYINDNGEIVPISIDVYYETYSTKYGLFGDEGMGISFSKKSIVPVSGGNKFILINNKFIKANKDK; this comes from the coding sequence ATGAAATTTCTAGCTATAACACTCTTACTTCTAACAAGTATATTCTTAATAGCTTGCTCAGCTAATCAAGCAAATAAAAAGATAAGTAACTCTGAACTAGAAAACTTAGCTAAACAATATGGTGGAGTGTATATATTTAATCAAAAATTTGTTGATGAGATAGAGAGAAGAGAAGCTGAAAGAAAAGAGCTAAGAAAAAATACAAAAGGTAGAGATTTAGGTGGCGGTCTTTATGCTGTAAATACAAAGTTGGTAGATGAAAAATTCCCTCAAACCCTCTCAAATGGCAAAAAATACTACACTCGATGGATAGATTATGAAAACCAAACTGGCAAAAAAGCTAAAATCTCTGAAGTCTATATAAATAAAATAATTGAGTTTATAGGTTTAGAAAATTTTAACAAAGAAAAACCATATTTAGATTTAGGAAAATTATATATAAATGATAATGGAGAAATAGTTCCTATAAGCATAGATGTTTATTATGAAACATATAGCACTAAATATGGCTTATTTGGAGATGAAGGAATGGGAATAAGCTTTAGTAAGAAAAGTATAGTTCCAGTAAGCGGTGGAAACAAATTTATTCTAATAAACAACAAATTCATAAAAGCAAATAAGGACAAGTAA